One Conger conger chromosome 18, fConCon1.1, whole genome shotgun sequence DNA window includes the following coding sequences:
- the si:ch1073-126c3.2 gene encoding uncharacterized protein si:ch1073-126c3.2, translating to MKQITLRLCLALPMFFLPGPSLQEATNSSSCSSESAETMRLTDQLKESLDCVDTLASVWADNETASVLSSLTTAVKVLQGHQKSACLQAHPKQCPAPGVPSKGGLVCATIGDARYCKPMCNEGFDFDFLRRSRLYEECKAGIKPTWTTQYIGGKTLAICNKAAIAISGATSAYFPKDQDCLKTKSESDLEREVIQTFVSELKAKGIRGTAEYKCLTCG from the exons ATGAAGCAGATAACCCTGAGGCTATGTTTAGCACTGCCAATGT TTTTCCTGCCGGGCCCATCTCTACAGGAAGCGACCAACTCCAGCAGCTGCTCCTCAGAGTCGGCCGAGACCATGCGTCTGACCGATCAGCTGAAG GAATCGCTGGACTGCGTAGACACGTTGGCAAGCGTGTGGGCAGACAATGAGACCGCCTCGGTGCTGTCCTCCCTCACCACGGCCGTTAAAGTTCTGCAGGGCCACCAGAAATCAG CTTGTCTCCAAGCCCATCCCAAGCAGTGTCCAGCACCAGGGGTGCCCAGTAAAGGAGGACTGGTGTGTGCAACCATAGGAGACGCACGCTACTGCAAGCCCATGTGCAACGAG GGATTTGATTTTGACTTCCTCAGAAGGAGTCGGCTGTATGAGGAGTGCAAAGCAGGGATCAAGCCCACTTGGACCACGCAATACATCGGTGGGAAAACACTGGCCATCTGTAACA AGGCCGCCATTGCAATCTCGGGAGCCACGTCCGCCTACTTCCCCAAGGACCAGGACTGCCTGAAAACCAAGAGCGAGAGCGACTTGGAGAGGGAGGTCATCCAGACCTTTGTGTCCGAGCTGAAGGCCAAAGGAATCCGGGGGACGGCGGAGTACAAGTGCCTCACCTGTGGATGA